One region of Ornithorhynchus anatinus isolate Pmale09 chromosome X5, mOrnAna1.pri.v4, whole genome shotgun sequence genomic DNA includes:
- the ORNANAV1R3252 gene encoding vomeronasal 1 receptor ornAnaV1R3252, whose product MIFFLAQTGFGLLGNSTLLILYINIFISHPHQKKSTHLILTHLTMANTVMLLTQCAPGVVMAFGLKTLIGTIWCQIILYIRRVARGLSICTMCLSVFQAIFISPNTSHWAWLKPRASRCILPSFLFFWILNLLVDMNLVLKIVIGIKNFSTTVSVYRSQSCSTAMRGSDLNNGAFLSLMTMRDHFSVFLMSSTSGYMVMVLQQHQKQVQHIHSTSLSPKSSAAAKATQTILLLVISFVCFYCINSSLNLIMYSLLENDLRLYDMVLILGACYTFICPFILISKDPRILSILGILKKMRNHLSPGF is encoded by the coding sequence ATGATTTTCTTCCTGGCTCAGACCGGCTTTGGGCTCCTGGGAAATTCAACGCTGCTCATATTGTATATCAACATCTTCATATCTCATCCCCATCAGAAGAAGTCCACACACCTGATCCTCACCCACCTGACCATGGCCAATACAGTAATGCTTCTCACCCAATGTGCCCCCGGAGTAGTGATGGCCTTTGGACTGAAGACTCTCATAGGCACCATATGGTGCCAGATCATCTTGTACATCAGGAGGGTGGCCAGGGGCCTTTCCATCTGCACAATGTGTCTTAGCGTGTTCCAGGCCATTTTCATCAGTCCCAACACTTCCCACTGGGCCTGGCTCAAACCCAGAGCTTCCAGATgcatcctgccttccttcctcttcttctggattCTCAATCTGCTAGTTGATATGAATTTAGTTCTAAAGATCGTAATAGGCATTAAGAATTTCAGCACCACTGTCAGTGTTTACAGAAGTCAGTCCTGTTCCACTGCCATGCGGGGAAGTGACTTGAATAACGGTGCTTTTTTAAGTCTCATGACTATGagagatcacttctctgtgtttctcatGAGCTCAACTAGTGGCTACATGGTGATGGTACTACAACAACACCAGAAGCAAGTCCAGCATATCCACAgcaccagcctctcccccaaatcTTCTGCAGCGGCCAAAGCCACCCAGACCATCCTGCTCCTGGTCATTTCCTTTGTTTGCTTTTACTGCATCAACTCCAGCCTCAATCTGATAATGTATTCTTTGCTGGAGAATGATTTGAGGCTTTATGATATGGTATTAATTCTGGGTGCTTGTTACACCTTCATCTGCCCCTTCATACTGATCAGCAAAGATCCCCGGATCCTTAGCATTCTGGGCATCCTTAAAAAGATGAGAAATCACTTGTCCCCTGGATTCTAG